The genome window TGTCGAGAATGTTCATGGAAAAACAATCCTTACATTTCGGGAAAGAGGACCCTGGCGGCGCTTCCCATGACGGGCGCTCGGCCGGTTCATATCCGTGACATATCTTCGCCGCGTGCTCAAAGCAGAGCAAGCAACCCGCTCATTATTCCACTATGCCCCGGCGATCGCCAAACTCACCCGCCGCGCCCCGCCGCCGCGCTACACTGGCCACAGCCTCACGGGAGCCCGCGGCCAAGCGGGCTGAGAACGCGCCTCACTGCCGCGCGGACCGTCGAACCTGCCCGGATCATGCCGGCGAAGGAAGCAAGGAGAATCATGCTGGATCTACGGTGTTACCTGGTCACCGGCCCGGGGGATGCCGCGTGGGTGGCCACCGCTGCCGCGCGCGGCGGGGCCGGGGTGGTGCAGGTGCGCAGCAAGCCCATCAATCCCCGCGACCTCCTGGATCTGGCCACCGAGGTGGCTCGCGCCGTGGCCCAGGCCAACCCCGCCACCAGGGTGCTCATCGACGACCGCGTGGACATCGCCGCCGCGCTCATGCACCGGGGCGAACACGTCCACGGGGTGCACCTGGGCCAGGAGGACCTGCCCGTGCGGGACGCCCGCGCGATCCTCGGCCCCCGGGCCATCATCGGGCTGACCACCGGCACCCTGCCCCTGGTGGAGGCGGCCAACGAGGTAGCCGAGGTCATTGATTACATCGGCGCCGGGCCGTATCGCCCCACCCCCACCAAGGATTCCGGCCGCCCGCCCCTGGGCGTGGCGGGATACGAGCCGCTGGTGCGCGCCTCCCGGGTGCCCGTGGTGGCCATCGGGGATGTCACCGCCGCCGATGCCCCGGCCCTGGCCGCCACGGGGGTGGCCGGGGTGGCGCTGAGCCGGGGCCTCATGCGGGCGGATAATCCCGAGGCCACGGCCCGTGAAGTCGTTGGAGCCTTTCACCCCGGGGCCCGGTCATGAACGCACACCGACCGGAACGGGTGATCGTGGTGGGGGCCGGGATCGTGGGCCTGTGCACCGCCTTTGAGCTCACGGAGATCGCCGGAAAGGATCTCTCCCTCACCGTCATCGACCCCCACCCCGTCGGCGCAGCCTCCCACTACGCCGGGGGCATGCTCGCCCCGGTGGCCGAGGTGCAGTATCGCCAGGAGGCCTTATATCCCCTCATGCTGGAATCTGCCCGGCTGTACCCCAGCCTGATCCGCCGGGTGTCCGCCGCCACCGATCTGCCCACCGGCTACCGCGAGGAGGGAACCCTGGTGGTGGCCGCCGACCGCGCCGACGCGCACCACCTGCGCAATCTCACCGCCCACCAGCAGGCGCACGGCATGGCGGTGAAGCCGCTGACCGTGCGGGAAGCGCGCAAGGTAGAACCCGCGCTCTCCCCCGCCCTGGCCGGGGCGGTGTCCATTCCCGGCGATACCCAGGTGGCCCCGAGGCTGTTCGCGGCGGCGCTCATGGACGCGCTGCGCCGCCGGGGCGTGACGTTCCTGCCTGCCACCGTCACCAGGATGGGTGAGAATGAAGTGCGCACGGATCGCGGGGGCGTCGATACGCGGGGCGCGCGGGTGGTGCTCTCCGCAGGATTGGGGGCCGCCCGCCTCACCGAGGGCTTGGCCCTGCGCCCGGTGTACGGGGATATTCTCATCGCCCGCGCCCCCGGCCTGATAGAGCGGGTGGTGCGGGGTTTCGTGGAGGATCGTCCCGTCTACCTCATTCCCCGGGGCGAGACGGTGGCCATCGGAGCGACCTCGCGGGAGGATCACCGCGCCGGTACTCCGCTGGGCTCGGTGCGCGATCTGCTGCGGGATTCCTGCCGGATCGTGCCCGCCCTGGAGGAGGCCGATCTGTTGGAATGGGGCACGGGCGCGCGCCCCGGCACCCCGGACGATCTGCCGTACCTGGGGCGGGTGGGTAATACCGTGATCTCCACCGGCTATTTCCGCCACGGAATCCTGCTGGCTGCCCTCGGCGGGCTGGCGGGCGCGCGCCTGGCGCTGGGCGAGTCCCCCGGCTTTGACCTCGGCGCCTGCGATCCACGGCGGCACCGCGCGCACCATCACTCGCAACCACACAAGGAGCAATAATGCAGTACACCGTCAATGGCACCGCGCGCACGGGCGAAGCCCTCAGCGTGGCGGAACTAGTAGACGCGGAGGTGGGCTCGCGCGAGGGCGTCGCCGTGGCGATCAACGCCCAGGTGATCCCCGCCTCCCGCTGGGATCAAGCCCTTTCCGAGGGCGATGTGGTGGATATTCTCACCGCCGTGCAGGGAGGCTAGCCGTGCTCACCATCGCGGATCGTTCCTTTGATTCCCGGCTCATCATGGGCACCGGCGGGGCTACCTCGCAAAGCATCATGGAGGAATCGCTGGTGGCCTCCGGCACGCGGCTGACCACCGTGGCCATGCGCCGCCACTCCGCGCGCACCCCCGGCGGCGGGGAATCCATCTTTGACCTGCTGCGCCGCCTGGGCATCGACCCTTTGCCCAATACCGCCGGCTGCCGCACCGCGCGCGACGCGCTGCTCACCGCCCAACTCGCCCGCGAGGCGCTGAGAACCTCCTGGGTCAAGGCGGAGGTCATCGCGGACGAGCACACCCTGCTGCCCGACACCGCGGAGCTTATCGACGCCTGCGAACTCCTCATCGCAGACGGCTTCACGGTGCTGGCCTATACCTCGGACGATCCCGTGACCGCGCAGCGCCTAGAGGACATCGGCGTGGCGGCCGTCATGCCCCTGGGCTCGCCCATCGGCACCGGGCTGGGCATCCTCAACCCACACAACATCGAACTCATCTGCCAGCGCGCCACGGTTCCGGTAATCCTCGACGCCGGGGTGGGCACGGCTTCCGACGCCACCCTGGCGATGGAACTGGGTTGCTCCGGGGTGCTGCTGGCCAGCGCGATCAACCGCTGCCAAGATCCCGTGGGCATGGCGCGCGCCATGCGACTGGCCGTAGAGGCCGGGTACCTGGCGCGGCAATCCGGGCGAATCCCCCAGCGCCGCCACGCCCAGGCCTCCTCCACCTTCGAGGGCCTGGCCGAGTGGGCGGATCAGGTGCTCTAACAAGCCATGAATAAACAGGAACTGCGCCGCGTGGCCCGCCAGCTGGCCCTGCCCGGCTTTGGTATGGAACAACAAGAACGCCTCCACCGCTCCCGCGTGCTGGTCATCGGCGCGGGTGGCCTGGGGTGCCCGCTGCTGCAATCCCTCGCCGGAGCCGGGGTGGGGCGGTTGAGCATTATCGACGACGACGTGGTGGACCTCAGCAATATCCACCGCCAGATCCTCTTTGGGGCCTCCGACGAGGGAAAACCCAAGGTGGAGGTGGCCGCCGCCCGGCTGCGGGAACTGCAATCGGGTATCTCCGTGTCCGCGCTGCGCACGCGCCTTGACGTCCATAACGCCCTTGACCTGGTTCGTGCCGCCGACCTGGTGATCGATGGTTCCGATACCTTTGCCACCAAATACCTCAGCGCCGACGCCGCCGAGGTCACCGGCACTCCCCTGCTCTGGGGAACGGTGCTGCGCTTTGCCGGGCAGGTGGCCCTGTGGCACTCCGGGCCGGGCACCCCGGGAGGCGGCGTGGGGCTGCGCGATCTCTTTCCCACCCAACCCGGCCCCGACTTCACCCCCGACTGCGCCACCGCGGGCGTGCTCGGGGCCACCACGGCGGTGGTGGGCAACCTCATGGCCACCGAGGCCATCAAGTACCTCAGCGGCCTGCACCCCGTGGAACCGGGGCGCATGACCTCCTACAATGCCCTGAACACCACGCTGCGCACCGTGACCGTCTCCGCCGATCCCGCCCGGCCCCGCGCGCGGGAATTACGGGATTCCTACGAGGAGGCCTGCGCCCTGCCCGCCCCTGCGGACAATCACGCACTCCTTGAGGAACTCCGGGCGGGCACCGCCACCGCGCTAGACGTGCGCGAACCACACGAATCCCTGCTGGCCGACCTCCCCGCCCCGATACTCCCCCGGCGGCTGCCGCTGAGCACCCTCGACGATGCCGAGGAGGAGAAGGTTCGCGCCGCCCTGGGCGCGCTGCCCACCCGGCGCGTGGTGGTGTACTGCGCCTCCGGGAGGCGCAGCGCGGAGTTCGTGCGTAACTATTCCGCCCTGGCGCAGAAACTGGGGTATGACCTCCTCAACCTGCCCGGCGGAGTGCCGCGCCCCTGATTGGGGCATAATCGGGGAAAAACTTATCGGGGGTAGGGACAATGCTGGAGCATGGGGAAGCGCTCATCGGCGCGGTTCATAGTTACACGGCGGACTGGAACTGGGATCTGGTCTGGCGCGGGGCACAGGTGGCGGTGTCCGTCCTGGGGTTCATCGCGGTGGTGTGGACGATCCGGTTGAACACCAAGGCGCATATTCAAAAGGTGCTAGCGGATAATCGCGCCGAGTGGTGGCAGCGGTTCATCTGGGCGGTGGATAAAACCCAGGACCCTTCCACATTGCTCCGGGAAATGGGATGGAACGCGCTGGAGGAACTCAGCGGCAGTGCTCTGCTGACGCCCACGGAATTATATTGGGTACGGTCCGGTACCCAGGTGCTCCATCCCCGTCCTGTTCTTTGGTTACCCATCGACGGCCAATGGACGCCCTGCTCCGTGGAAAAGTACGATGGCCATAGCTCTAAGAGAAAGGAACCAGATCATGGTGTATCCGCTGTCACCCAGGTCCGAACTCTCATACGCCCGTATCCAAACAAACATCGCCGATCGCATTGATGTCGAGGTTCCCGACGAGTATTACTACATGGTCGGCCGCACACCCCCGAGGCTCCTGCCGAAACCCCGGAAACTCTGGGGCTTCATTCCGCTACCACGGAAGAAAGCACCTAAGCACCAAACCCGGCGCGCTTAAGGGCCTCGGCCATCGAGCCTCCGGCAGAAGAACCGGCACCGCCACGCTGGCGGCCCCCGCGCCCGCGTTGATTCCGCCCGGGCCGTGCGGGCTTATCGCCGCCGCGCTTGTTATCGCCGCGCCCGTTTTTCCCGCCGTCCTTTTCCCCGCGCGCGGCACCGGGTTCGTCATCGAGCCGCAGGGTGAGCGATATGCGCTTGCGTTCCACGTCCACGTCTAGGACTTTCACGCGCACCACTTCCCCGGAGCGCACCACGTCGCGGGGATTAGAGACGAAGTTCTTGGACATGGCCGAAACATGCACCAGCCCGTCCTGGTGCACTCCGATGTCCACGAAGGCCCCAAAGGCCGCCACGTTGGAAACGGTGCCCTCTAGGATCATGCCGGGTTGAAGATCGGAGACCTTTTCCACGCCCTCCTTGAAGGTGGCGGTGGTGAACTCCGGGCGGGGGTCACGCCCCGGCTTATCTAGTTCCGCAATGATGCCCGTGACGGTGGGGATACCAAAGGTCTCGTCGGCGTAGTCTCCGGGGCGCAGGCCCCCGAGCAGGCGGGAATTACCAATGAGGTCAGCCACCGCGCAGCCCTGGGAGGCGGCGATGCGTTCCACCACGGGATAGGCCTCGGGGTGCAC of Corynebacterium sp. 21KM1197 contains these proteins:
- a CDS encoding thiamine phosphate synthase; translated protein: MLDLRCYLVTGPGDAAWVATAAARGGAGVVQVRSKPINPRDLLDLATEVARAVAQANPATRVLIDDRVDIAAALMHRGEHVHGVHLGQEDLPVRDARAILGPRAIIGLTTGTLPLVEAANEVAEVIDYIGAGPYRPTPTKDSGRPPLGVAGYEPLVRASRVPVVAIGDVTAADAPALAATGVAGVALSRGLMRADNPEATAREVVGAFHPGARS
- the thiO gene encoding glycine oxidase ThiO, translated to MNAHRPERVIVVGAGIVGLCTAFELTEIAGKDLSLTVIDPHPVGAASHYAGGMLAPVAEVQYRQEALYPLMLESARLYPSLIRRVSAATDLPTGYREEGTLVVAADRADAHHLRNLTAHQQAHGMAVKPLTVREARKVEPALSPALAGAVSIPGDTQVAPRLFAAALMDALRRRGVTFLPATVTRMGENEVRTDRGGVDTRGARVVLSAGLGAARLTEGLALRPVYGDILIARAPGLIERVVRGFVEDRPVYLIPRGETVAIGATSREDHRAGTPLGSVRDLLRDSCRIVPALEEADLLEWGTGARPGTPDDLPYLGRVGNTVISTGYFRHGILLAALGGLAGARLALGESPGFDLGACDPRRHRAHHHSQPHKEQ
- the thiS gene encoding sulfur carrier protein ThiS — protein: MQYTVNGTARTGEALSVAELVDAEVGSREGVAVAINAQVIPASRWDQALSEGDVVDILTAVQGG
- a CDS encoding thiazole synthase, yielding MLTIADRSFDSRLIMGTGGATSQSIMEESLVASGTRLTTVAMRRHSARTPGGGESIFDLLRRLGIDPLPNTAGCRTARDALLTAQLAREALRTSWVKAEVIADEHTLLPDTAELIDACELLIADGFTVLAYTSDDPVTAQRLEDIGVAAVMPLGSPIGTGLGILNPHNIELICQRATVPVILDAGVGTASDATLAMELGCSGVLLASAINRCQDPVGMARAMRLAVEAGYLARQSGRIPQRRHAQASSTFEGLAEWADQVL
- a CDS encoding ThiF family adenylyltransferase, which translates into the protein MNKQELRRVARQLALPGFGMEQQERLHRSRVLVIGAGGLGCPLLQSLAGAGVGRLSIIDDDVVDLSNIHRQILFGASDEGKPKVEVAAARLRELQSGISVSALRTRLDVHNALDLVRAADLVIDGSDTFATKYLSADAAEVTGTPLLWGTVLRFAGQVALWHSGPGTPGGGVGLRDLFPTQPGPDFTPDCATAGVLGATTAVVGNLMATEAIKYLSGLHPVEPGRMTSYNALNTTLRTVTVSADPARPRARELRDSYEEACALPAPADNHALLEELRAGTATALDVREPHESLLADLPAPILPRRLPLSTLDDAEEEKVRAALGALPTRRVVVYCASGRRSAEFVRNYSALAQKLGYDLLNLPGGVPRP